From a region of the Besnoitia besnoiti strain Bb-Ger1 chromosome I, whole genome shotgun sequence genome:
- a CDS encoding hypothetical protein (encoded by transcript BESB_000500), whose translation MAHYGLLLKQGWFSKSLAAGVLSFIGFHQLAKRYYDIPTYRDFNLTNWSYALERENLRRQGINPDTVNFSGGDE comes from the exons ATGGCGCACTACGGCCTACTCCTCAAGCAGGGGTGGTTTTCCAAGTCCCTCGCGGCTGGCGTCTTGAGTTTCATCGGTTTTCACCAGTTGGCGAAGCG GTACTACGATATTCCGACCTACCGTGACTTCAACCTGACCAATTGGTCGTacgcgctggagcgcgaaAACCTCCGCCG CCAAGGTATCAACCCCGACACCGTCAACTTTTCTGGTGGAGACGAGTAA
- a CDS encoding hypothetical protein (encoded by transcript BESB_000490): protein MFFSPPSPRSTVLPLFCCCASLCPLTRQLPPSCATEGTLRVAFLAKNRLQGSALCSTLKSPQLRLQGRREKQALADFLQVFLRLCSAGSATPSLVDLAAEVTLPSRVADPFFVQDGTALFSLIGILLYRLVFYALFCVSFLCRATVVATALGSTAVAVSARPPRACLVSVLAPRGLSSSVSLVSVSFLPLSLGAWVALQRAGRQTSPASLLTRAAAVSSLSLSGFFKTEFRVLPLSPLSPSSSLAAALPPPAGSGLARRFAGAVCGSRRDGAAEENRGKNAASATRDGDNPPRPASASGLRSLLLPSCWKLRNAQPKQRPASPSVSLHLASSRPASSDAEDCAPRGRAVCSLFASVLRRRCLLFFALACLGPLSLLLLPRARLSRPAAPLLGSLQAAWHRGMGAAQETLWGGDRRHWAAVWGRDARQATAGGEGGRERREEARERARASAAEKEEAAAEGGLATRREKEMKHGDIAEGNDGNRRRLDDAGRVQAPQSRSLEREARGGQTHEREASLQQEMQNERALPQTSLRRLEPTSHDPHTGRTATAEGGADAASPNEEKRFEPRQKTREREGKSDQGAGRQDVETEEDRVSGAQTWHLKQLRLRTAYLSTLALRRAHEAPASDSAASSPASSPPASPPSTSPSLPAASSSHSPSSSSLSATAEPPLLVLPFALRRGGHRISAAVCSSPSPWLVAQSLPQRPLGCLVFLETPAGSKAVAPRASLASLPSSLPAESPPLADPLSDSWPLSSAAERAPWVSFRALARQFRREGEDGVRRLWFHKYAVDFEEFYANAPLSVLFLRFLLDHPRSLSAALVAGSASALVASRRALSRALLHFLLSSSLWHSYSVWAPLLHQQAPLPMLLLLGRFLYTASKAAGRSLEAFLWERLADLEAALLERCATVNLCATAAEGCDARQTETETQGNAPPHPGRQP, encoded by the exons ATGTTCTTTtcccctccttctcctcggtCAACTGTCTTGCCTCTCTTCTgttgctgcgcctctctctgtcccCTTActcggcagctgccgccttccTGTGCGACGGAGGGCACGCTGCGTGTCGCCTTTCTCGCCAAGAACCGACTGCAAGGCAGCGCCTTGTGCTCCACTTTGAAATCgcctcagctgcgcctgcagggtcggagagagaagcaggcCTTAGCTGACTTTCTTCAAGTTTTTTTGCGACTATGTAGCGCAGGATCTGCCACGCCCTCCTTGGTGGATCTCGCCGCGGAAGTGACTCTTCCATCGAGAGTCGCTGACCCTTTCTTCGTGCAAGATGGCAccgcgctcttctctctcatCGGTATCCTCCTTTACCGCCTGGTCTTCTACgcgctcttctgcgtctccttcctctgcaggGCGACCGTCGTCGCGACCGCGCTCGGCTCCACAGCCGTCGCAgtctccgctcgcccgcctcgcgcttgcctcgtctccgtcctcgccccgcgaggcctctcctcctccgtctcgctcGTTTCGGTCTCTTTTCTGCCGCTCTCTTTGGGGGCCTGGGTCGCGCTCcaacgcgcaggccgccagaCTTCCCCAGCGTCACTTCTtacccgcgccgccgccgtctcctctctctctctctcaggtTTTTTCAAAACAGAATTCCGCGTCTTGC ctctctctcccctttctccgtcctcttctctggcggctgctctccctcctccagcGGGGAGTGGCCTGGCGCGCAggttcgccggcgcggtcTGTGGCTCAAGACGTgacggcgctgcggaagagaaccgaggaaaaaacgccgcatccgcgacgcgcgacggcgacaacccgcctcgccccgcctccgcatcAGGTCTGCgttcgctgcttctccccTCGTGTTGGAAGCTGCGAAACGCGCAGCCGAAACAGcggccggcgtcgccctcggtGTCGCTGCATCTGGCTTCTTCGCGACCTgccagcagcgacgctgaggactgcgcgcctcgcggccgtgcAGTGTGCAGCCTGTTTGCTTCTGTTCTACGACGCCGAtgccttcttttcttcgcccTGGCCTGCCTCGgacctctgtctctcctcctgctgccgcgcgcccgcctgagccgccccgcggcgccgctgctcgggAGCCTCCAGGCCGCGTGGCACCGCGGCATGGGCGCGGCACAGGAGACACTGtggggcggagacaggagacactGGGCGGCGGTGTGGGGTCGggacgcgcgacaggcgaccgcaggaggagaaggaggcagggagcgacgagaggaggcgagggagcggGCGAGAgcaagcgcggcggagaaagaggaagctgctgcagaaggggGACTGGCaacgcggagggagaaggagatgAAGCACGGCGACATAGCCGAAGGCAACGACGGAAACCGAAGGCGACTCGATGACGCAGGACGAGTACAGGCACCACAGAGCCGCAGCCTTGAGAGAGAAGCAAGGGGCGGCCAAACACATGAACGCGAGGCGTCACTGCAGCAAGAGATGCAGAATGAACGAGCCTTGCCGCAAACGTCTCTCCGGCGCTTAGAACCGACATCGCATGATCCACACACGGGGCGAacagcgaccgcggagggaggcgcagacgcggcgtcgccaaACGAGGAGAAAAGATTCGAACCGAGACAAAaaacacgagagagagaaggaaaatcTGACCAAGGAGCAGGGAGGCAGGATGTGGAGACTGAGGAAGACCGCGTGAGCGGCGCACAGACATGGCATCTCAAGCAGCTCCGTCTCCGAACTGCGTACCTTTCCACGCttgctcttcgccgcgctcacgaggcgcccgcctcggattctgcagcctcctctccagcctcctctccgccagcgtctcctccttcgacgtctccttcgcttcctgctgcgtcttcgtcgcattctccgtcgtcttcttcgctttccgctaccgcggagccgccgctcCTCGTGTTGCCCTTTGCCttgaggcgcggaggccatCGCATCTCTGCAGCTGTTTGcagctctccgtcgccgtgGCTCGTTGCGCAGAGcttgccgcagcgcccgctgGGGTGTCTGGTTTTCTtggagacgcccgcgggctccaaagctgtcgcgccgcgcgcctcgctcgcctcgcttccttcctcgctgccggcTGAGTCTCCTCCTCTGGCTGACCCTCTGTCGGACTCCTGGCCTCTGTCGAGTGCGGCGGAGCGGGCGCCGTGGGTGTCGTtccgcgctctcgctcgccagttccgcagagaaggcgaagacggggTCAGACGGCTGTGGTTTCACAAATACGCTGTTGACTTCGAGGAGTTCTACGCGAATGCGCCGCTCTCG GTTCTGTTCCTGCGGTTCCTGCTAGATCATCCGCGGAGCTTGTCTGCTGCGCTGGTCGCgggctctgcgtccgcgctggtcgcgtcgcggcgggcgctctCTCGTGCGCTTCTGcattttctcctctcctcttcgctttgGCACAGCTACTCGGTCTGGGCGCCGCTCCTTcaccagcaggcgccgctgccgatgctgctgcttctcggcAGATTCCTCTACACAGCGAGCAAAGCCGCGGGTCGCAGCCTCGAGGCCTTCCTCTGGGAGAGGCTCGCCgacctcgaggccgcgcttCTCGAGCGCTGCGCCACCGTCAACCTctgcgcgaccgccgcagagggctgcgacgcgcggcagacAGAAACGGAGACGCAGGGCAACGCGCCTCCTCACCCGGGGAGACAGCCCTGA